One window from the genome of Deinococcus cellulosilyticus NBRC 106333 = KACC 11606 encodes:
- a CDS encoding sensor domain-containing diguanylate cyclase codes for MNTLTVSRTLWSKMALPLLAAGGVLLLVQLYPVQLVGLLVALLIAGTLLIYPIPAGPISAFVLAMLIVLGWSTPIASKTLLVAGMLVLANFIGLVYRRPRTAPTGTTQSLLLGLWSELEDSPTVESVLNYTRDFLLSNGVKSVELHQNIIQTLPNTYAIYALNQRVTQLEVRGVPRHIQLDELLKVVEARLSQIARNQENAFLNYITLELQDAHNLKEGAQQVCYALLSHRNYTSCGVYVYDKNTFRPYAHTLLDAQNVEFNHNLLWKAYLEQRALFTHDEETARSHHLPDFDRAAVAIIPLPSLSRSRAFLVVGRKEYERWDSEEQEFLSNLGRQLGMLIQKQTLLERLKKSEAILSALRSLSLDELNSLLMTAAADLLPGAQYGALLIREDQHYRMVASQGLDLGPLAHVRIPEQDVLVWYGGSQEECLNGIPRIRRLDSSDADVQRIQTDVLQDLVPLAKLQADLCVPIVHEGQMLAFLSLNNMLDKHAFDQDALEVAGLLGSQLAVIVQEAKLRQELSEAAATDPLTGLPNRRALENLIPLGLASLRRSGQPASFLLMDLNGFKAINDHFGHKFGDDILRQVGRSLKSVQRSTDLIFRLGGDEFLAYLPSTSTLEAQQAAERFQTAIQALSLRGFPLGASIGMSLFPDESEGLIELLRIADERMYEQKQAYYALRGKRDA; via the coding sequence ATGAACACCCTGACGGTGTCTCGCACCCTCTGGAGCAAGATGGCCCTGCCCCTGCTCGCAGCAGGAGGTGTGCTGCTGCTGGTTCAGCTGTATCCCGTTCAACTGGTGGGACTGCTGGTGGCCCTCCTCATTGCAGGCACCCTGCTGATCTACCCGATTCCTGCGGGTCCCATCAGTGCTTTTGTGCTGGCCATGCTGATCGTGCTGGGCTGGAGCACCCCCATTGCCAGCAAAACCCTGCTGGTGGCCGGGATGCTGGTGCTGGCCAACTTCATTGGCCTGGTCTACCGCAGGCCCCGCACCGCTCCCACAGGGACCACCCAGTCTCTGCTTCTGGGCCTGTGGAGCGAACTGGAAGACAGCCCCACCGTGGAAAGCGTGCTGAACTACACCCGCGATTTCCTGCTGTCCAATGGAGTGAAATCGGTGGAACTCCACCAGAACATCATCCAGACCCTTCCAAACACCTACGCCATCTATGCCCTGAACCAGCGGGTGACGCAGCTGGAAGTGCGGGGGGTGCCCCGTCACATCCAGCTTGATGAACTGCTGAAAGTGGTGGAGGCGAGGCTTTCGCAAATTGCCCGCAATCAGGAAAATGCCTTCCTGAATTACATCACGCTGGAACTGCAGGACGCCCACAACCTCAAAGAGGGGGCCCAGCAGGTGTGTTACGCCCTGCTCTCCCACCGCAATTACACCAGTTGCGGGGTGTACGTGTACGACAAGAACACCTTCAGGCCTTACGCCCACACCCTTCTGGACGCACAGAATGTGGAATTCAATCACAACCTGCTGTGGAAGGCCTACCTGGAGCAGCGTGCCCTGTTCACCCATGATGAAGAGACCGCCCGCAGCCACCACCTGCCTGACTTTGACCGGGCTGCCGTTGCCATCATTCCCTTGCCTTCCCTGAGCCGCTCCAGGGCCTTTCTGGTGGTGGGGCGCAAGGAGTATGAACGCTGGGACAGTGAGGAGCAGGAGTTCTTGAGCAACCTGGGACGTCAGCTGGGGATGCTGATCCAGAAACAGACCCTGCTGGAGCGCCTCAAGAAAAGTGAGGCCATCCTCAGTGCCCTGCGCTCCCTGAGCCTGGATGAACTCAATTCCCTGCTGATGACCGCCGCTGCAGACCTGCTTCCCGGAGCACAGTACGGAGCCCTCCTGATCCGCGAGGACCAGCATTACCGCATGGTTGCCAGCCAGGGGCTCGATCTTGGTCCTCTGGCCCATGTGCGGATTCCCGAACAGGACGTTCTGGTCTGGTACGGCGGCTCACAGGAGGAGTGTCTGAACGGCATTCCCCGCATCCGCAGGCTGGACAGCAGCGATGCAGATGTGCAGCGCATCCAGACAGACGTGCTCCAGGATCTGGTCCCCCTGGCAAAACTGCAGGCCGACCTGTGTGTTCCCATTGTGCATGAAGGTCAAATGCTGGCTTTCCTGTCCCTGAACAACATGCTGGACAAACACGCTTTCGATCAGGACGCTCTGGAGGTAGCTGGACTCCTGGGCAGCCAGCTTGCTGTGATCGTTCAGGAAGCAAAACTGCGCCAGGAGCTCTCGGAGGCCGCTGCAACCGACCCCCTCACAGGCCTCCCCAACCGCCGTGCCCTGGAAAACCTCATTCCACTCGGGCTTGCCAGCCTCAGGCGCTCGGGGCAACCTGCCAGCTTTCTGCTGATGGACCTGAACGGCTTCAAGGCCATCAACGACCACTTCGGACACAAGTTTGGCGATGACATCCTCCGGCAGGTGGGGCGGTCCCTGAAGAGCGTGCAGCGTTCCACCGACCTGATCTTCCGTCTGGGCGGAGATGAATTCCTGGCCTACCTCCCCTCCACCAGCACTTTGGAAGCCCAGCAGGCCGCTGAGCGCTTCCAGACCGCCATTCAGGCACTGAGCCTCCGGGGGTTCCCACTGGGGGCCAGCATCGGGATGTCCCTGTTCCCGGATGAATCGGAAGGCCTGATCGAACTGCTGCGCATTGCCGATGAACGCATGTACGAGCAGAAACAGGCCTACTATGCCCTGCGCGGCAAAAGGGACGCTTGA
- a CDS encoding putative bifunctional diguanylate cyclase/phosphodiesterase codes for MPIWDELTDAIESGVIVTNPQGYCIYSNAYARTLLPLDPMDTPFDSHFSEELRNIFRGEHLPREGQHITAHLKYRSAHHPAEMDLFVKSRPAGGAVVFLNPVRPEISEVMQSEERFRSLVEISPDAICMLSERLDIVYANSSMAALLGIPDQQAVGLNLWQVVEPEDQTFLLKLVQALPSEDQIMPPTEQHWKSLSGERLEVEVVCRSWVEPNTAERITVLIARDIRDRKEAERQLRESEARHRTMLSAIPDTVFLIDRSGVCKDVHSPDPDLLAAPVEMFLGKRIYDLFPPHLAEMFEHVISRALETAELQTIEYALDLGQSVQFFEARVARHSEEDVLAVVRDISAQKASLERLEYLNQSDQLTGLYNRAYLQDTADQLILTADPQNVVGVMLWDVNRFKDINDSLGFAVGDELLQAVARKLRKHVAHPDLLGRLDGDEFAMVLRRSSISELMQVAYSVQNAFEQPLHFAGQQHILSLAMGLAIYPHQGQTYHDLLRQANSALRYAKLNRQGVAVYRPEFDLPSSERMLIEQELRDAIQKRKLVLQYQPLWDIHQQKLWGVECLVRLQNRQGRFISPEEFINLAEETGLIRRLDQRVIELAMEELRDLDFVCSVNLSPSTIRDSEFFAWMRDFALRLGERASRLQIEVTEGTLMQERDVVVSRLEEMRRWGIKVALDDFGVGYSSMSYLKHLPLDVLKLDRSFTTYLGESETDNRLMDSLIQLGHGLGFKVIAEGVETSEQVQWLRTHRCDLIQGYHISRPLSHRDLRQWMGALK; via the coding sequence ATGCCAATCTGGGATGAATTGACAGATGCAATTGAAAGTGGCGTGATTGTGACCAACCCCCAGGGGTACTGCATTTACAGCAACGCTTATGCCAGGACCCTGCTTCCCCTGGACCCCATGGACACCCCATTTGACAGCCATTTCAGCGAAGAACTCCGCAACATCTTTCGAGGGGAACACCTTCCTCGCGAGGGCCAGCACATCACGGCCCACCTCAAATACCGCTCGGCACACCATCCAGCAGAGATGGACCTGTTTGTGAAAAGCCGCCCTGCAGGAGGGGCGGTGGTGTTTCTGAACCCTGTCCGTCCAGAAATCAGCGAGGTCATGCAGAGCGAGGAGCGTTTCAGGTCGCTGGTGGAGATCTCGCCAGATGCCATCTGCATGCTCAGTGAACGGCTGGACATCGTCTATGCCAATTCCAGCATGGCCGCCCTGCTTGGCATTCCAGACCAGCAGGCGGTGGGACTCAACCTCTGGCAGGTCGTGGAACCCGAAGACCAGACCTTCCTGCTGAAACTGGTGCAGGCCCTCCCTTCTGAGGACCAGATCATGCCCCCGACCGAGCAGCACTGGAAAAGCCTCTCCGGTGAAAGGCTGGAGGTGGAGGTGGTGTGCCGCAGCTGGGTGGAACCCAACACCGCCGAACGCATCACCGTGCTGATCGCCCGGGACATCCGGGACCGCAAGGAGGCAGAACGCCAGTTGCGGGAAAGTGAAGCCCGACACCGCACCATGCTGAGCGCCATTCCAGACACAGTGTTCCTGATTGACCGATCTGGTGTGTGCAAGGACGTGCACTCTCCAGATCCTGATTTGCTTGCTGCTCCAGTGGAGATGTTTCTTGGAAAACGCATTTACGACCTCTTCCCTCCCCATCTGGCAGAGATGTTCGAGCATGTGATCTCCAGAGCCCTGGAGACAGCAGAACTGCAGACCATTGAATACGCCCTCGATCTGGGTCAGAGTGTGCAGTTCTTTGAGGCCCGGGTGGCCCGTCACAGCGAAGAGGACGTGCTGGCCGTGGTCCGGGACATCAGTGCCCAGAAAGCCTCGCTGGAACGCCTCGAATACCTGAACCAGTCGGATCAATTGACCGGACTCTACAACCGGGCGTACCTGCAGGACACCGCAGACCAGCTCATCCTGACCGCAGATCCACAGAATGTGGTGGGGGTGATGCTGTGGGACGTCAACCGTTTCAAGGACATCAATGACTCTCTGGGCTTTGCCGTGGGAGATGAACTCCTGCAGGCCGTGGCCCGAAAGCTGCGCAAGCATGTGGCCCACCCGGACCTGCTCGGAAGGCTCGATGGGGATGAATTCGCCATGGTGCTGCGCCGCTCTTCCATCTCGGAACTGATGCAGGTGGCCTACAGCGTGCAGAATGCTTTTGAGCAACCCCTGCACTTTGCAGGGCAGCAACACATCCTGTCTCTGGCGATGGGTCTGGCCATCTATCCCCACCAGGGTCAGACCTACCATGATTTGCTGCGGCAGGCCAACTCTGCCCTGAGGTACGCCAAACTGAACCGCCAGGGGGTGGCCGTGTACCGCCCTGAGTTTGACCTTCCCTCCAGCGAACGCATGCTGATCGAGCAGGAACTCAGAGATGCCATCCAGAAACGCAAACTGGTGCTGCAGTACCAGCCCCTGTGGGACATTCACCAGCAGAAACTGTGGGGGGTGGAATGCCTGGTGCGCCTGCAAAACCGCCAGGGACGCTTCATCTCGCCCGAGGAATTCATCAATCTGGCCGAGGAGACAGGCCTGATTCGCAGGCTGGACCAGCGGGTCATTGAGCTGGCCATGGAGGAATTGCGCGACCTGGATTTTGTCTGCTCGGTGAACCTGTCTCCGAGCACCATCCGCGACTCTGAATTCTTTGCCTGGATGCGGGACTTTGCCCTTCGTCTGGGAGAAAGGGCTTCAAGGCTGCAGATTGAAGTCACCGAGGGCACCCTGATGCAGGAACGGGATGTGGTGGTCTCCAGGCTCGAAGAGATGCGCAGGTGGGGCATCAAGGTGGCTCTGGACGATTTCGGGGTGGGGTACTCCTCCATGAGCTACCTGAAACATCTGCCTCTGGATGTCCTGAAGCTGGACCGCAGTTTCACCACCTACCTCGGGGAGTCGGAGACCGACAACCGCCTGATGGACAGCCTGATCCAGCTCGGGCATGGGCTGGGTTTCAAAGTGATCGCCGAAGGGGTGGAGACTTCAGAGCAGGTGCAGTGGCTGAGGACCCACCGCTGCGACCTGATTCAGGGGTACCACATCTCGAGACCGCTCAGCCACCGGGACCTGAGGCAGTGGATGGGGGCACTGAAATGA
- a CDS encoding radical SAM protein codes for MKHHLYPHSTTFSPDPQRVFSFDLEGRLISVFKGGVVYKRDLSSNVHVRYQQEGRQREVLNPEQARRFFEDVERQIQDLLPILPEDLVCRLRDRYTPDQLLDQKAKFLQVYRPISILPPDQYLSVVLQATEGCTWNKCTFCNFYADRPFKVKTPEEFAKHVQEVQAFFGEGVRLRKSVFLADGNALALSFSRLQEMLFQTRQAFPGLPVASFIDVFTGSRHTPEEWTALKDLGLQRVFIGMESGLDEVLRFINKPGSQADLLEFVSELKHAGLQVGLILMVGVGGHEFREPHAEASLEALKKMPLDAGDLIYLSPFVEHPGFTYSEKREAAGLTPMSEPEVETELALMAKRVRSMGLKAARYDIREFLY; via the coding sequence ATGAAGCATCACCTCTACCCGCACAGCACCACCTTCAGCCCTGATCCCCAGAGGGTGTTCTCATTCGATCTGGAGGGAAGGCTGATTTCGGTGTTCAAAGGTGGGGTGGTGTACAAGCGGGACCTGTCCAGCAACGTGCATGTGCGCTACCAGCAGGAGGGCAGACAGCGTGAGGTGCTGAACCCTGAGCAGGCCAGACGATTTTTTGAAGACGTTGAGAGGCAAATCCAGGACCTGCTCCCCATCCTGCCAGAGGATCTGGTTTGCAGGTTGAGAGACCGTTACACCCCGGATCAACTGCTGGACCAGAAAGCAAAGTTTTTGCAGGTGTACCGTCCCATCTCCATTCTGCCGCCCGATCAGTACCTCTCCGTGGTGCTGCAGGCCACCGAGGGGTGCACCTGGAACAAATGCACCTTCTGCAATTTCTACGCAGACCGTCCCTTCAAGGTGAAAACCCCGGAAGAGTTTGCAAAGCACGTGCAGGAGGTCCAGGCTTTCTTTGGTGAAGGGGTGCGGCTTCGCAAGAGTGTCTTTCTGGCAGACGGCAATGCCCTTGCCCTCAGCTTTTCCAGACTGCAGGAGATGCTCTTTCAAACCCGGCAGGCGTTTCCCGGTCTCCCGGTGGCCAGTTTCATTGATGTGTTCACAGGCAGCAGGCACACCCCTGAAGAGTGGACCGCCCTGAAAGACCTGGGCCTCCAGAGGGTCTTCATTGGCATGGAAAGTGGCCTGGACGAGGTGCTGCGCTTCATCAACAAGCCTGGATCTCAGGCAGACCTGCTGGAGTTTGTCTCTGAACTGAAACATGCAGGATTGCAGGTGGGCCTGATTCTGATGGTCGGGGTCGGTGGGCATGAATTCCGTGAACCTCATGCAGAGGCATCCCTGGAGGCCCTGAAAAAGATGCCTCTGGACGCAGGAGACCTGATTTACCTGTCGCCTTTTGTGGAACATCCAGGGTTCACGTACTCGGAGAAACGGGAAGCCGCAGGGCTCACCCCCATGTCTGAGCCTGAAGTGGAAACGGAACTGGCCCTGATGGCGAAAAGAGTGCGCAGCATGGGCCTGAAAGCTGCAAGATATGACATCCGGGAATTTCTGTACTGA
- a CDS encoding bifunctional metallophosphatase/5'-nucleotidase, with translation MSKISRRNLLKILGLGSAVTVTGSAARAQTATSGKVTLFTFLHSNDTHDHLEPTTVTGTGPDGKAFSVQYGGVARVKTLIDELKRRSINPVILDAGDVFTGTLYGQVYKGLADLAYMEAFGTQAQTIGNHEFDNGPAQLADYIKNASFPVVSANIDASGDEKLKGLIKPYTIVQTDNGPLGVIGVTTPDTPITSSPGDTVKFLDPRETVQKAADELRAQGINNIVLLSHLGYSVDLALAPQLKGVGVIIGGHSHTPLGKYEGLGLPASEGPYPTVLQDASGNPILIVQAWEWAKFYGSLRVGFNEEGVPQTWVGKVYPVTADYKNDIRLQATMRAFQLPLEAFRKTPVGTAAVKLNGDRPDVRKRETNLGNFISDAYLWATQKYGTQIALMNGGGIRASIAAGTVTNGDTITVQPFGNTVYVMDLTGQEIIAALENGVSDWANGAGRFLQVGGMRYSFDPTKAAGSRVLSAEIKQADGTFKAIDPAATYKVVTNNFIANGGDNFAVLKNARGFRQDTYLTDYVVVNDYFAFVKSANPVVEGRITIVNEPK, from the coding sequence ATGAGTAAGATTTCACGCCGCAACCTACTGAAGATTCTGGGTCTGGGAAGCGCTGTCACCGTGACCGGAAGTGCAGCCAGAGCACAGACCGCCACCTCTGGCAAAGTCACCCTTTTCACCTTCCTGCACTCCAACGACACCCACGACCACCTGGAGCCCACCACCGTCACCGGAACCGGACCCGACGGCAAGGCGTTCAGCGTGCAATACGGTGGGGTCGCCCGCGTCAAAACCCTCATCGACGAACTGAAGCGCCGCTCCATCAACCCGGTCATCCTGGATGCCGGAGATGTGTTCACCGGAACCCTCTATGGTCAGGTGTACAAAGGCCTTGCTGACCTGGCCTACATGGAAGCTTTTGGCACCCAGGCCCAGACCATCGGCAACCACGAGTTCGACAACGGTCCTGCACAGCTTGCCGATTACATCAAGAACGCCAGTTTCCCGGTGGTGTCCGCCAACATTGACGCTTCCGGTGACGAAAAACTCAAGGGCCTGATCAAGCCCTACACCATCGTCCAGACCGACAACGGGCCTCTTGGTGTGATCGGTGTGACCACCCCGGACACCCCCATCACTTCCAGCCCCGGAGACACCGTCAAATTCCTGGACCCCCGCGAAACCGTGCAGAAAGCTGCCGATGAACTGCGTGCCCAGGGCATCAACAACATCGTGCTGCTCTCCCACCTTGGGTACAGCGTGGATCTTGCTCTCGCGCCACAACTCAAAGGCGTGGGTGTGATCATCGGTGGTCACAGCCACACCCCCCTCGGCAAGTACGAAGGCCTCGGACTCCCCGCCTCAGAAGGGCCCTACCCCACCGTGCTGCAGGATGCCAGTGGCAACCCCATCCTGATTGTTCAGGCCTGGGAATGGGCCAAGTTCTACGGCTCCCTGCGCGTGGGCTTCAACGAAGAAGGTGTGCCCCAGACCTGGGTCGGCAAAGTTTACCCCGTCACTGCAGACTACAAGAACGACATCCGTCTGCAGGCCACCATGCGTGCTTTCCAGCTTCCCCTCGAAGCCTTCCGCAAGACCCCCGTGGGCACCGCTGCCGTCAAACTGAACGGCGACCGTCCAGACGTGCGCAAACGCGAGACCAACCTCGGCAACTTCATCAGCGACGCCTACCTGTGGGCCACCCAGAAGTATGGCACCCAGATCGCCCTGATGAACGGCGGGGGCATCCGGGCCAGCATCGCCGCAGGCACCGTGACCAACGGGGACACCATCACCGTGCAGCCCTTCGGCAACACCGTCTACGTGATGGATCTGACCGGCCAGGAAATCATCGCTGCCCTGGAAAACGGGGTCAGCGACTGGGCCAACGGAGCAGGTCGCTTCCTGCAGGTGGGCGGCATGCGCTACAGCTTCGACCCCACCAAGGCCGCAGGAAGCCGCGTCCTCAGCGCAGAAATCAAACAGGCCGATGGCACCTTCAAAGCCATTGACCCGGCAGCCACCTACAAAGTGGTCACCAACAACTTCATTGCGAACGGTGGGGACAACTTCGCTGTGCTGAAAAACGCCAGAGGGTTCCGTCAGGACACCTACCTCACCGACTACGTGGTGGTCAACGACTACTTCGCTTTCGTGAAATCTGCCAACCCTGTGGTGGAAGGTCGCATCACGATTGTGAACGAACCCAAGTAA
- a CDS encoding VOC family protein has translation MNILETCLYVHDLLEAEAFYCGLLGFEVHSRRLPRHVFLKAGNGMLLLFNPEESLRPGTLPTHGVRPGGHVCFEMEQDRLDFWEARLEVAGFEVTRYSWGGLKGDSLLFYDPSGNLVELASRGLWGLDSLQ, from the coding sequence ATGAACATTCTCGAAACCTGCCTGTATGTGCATGACCTGCTGGAAGCAGAAGCGTTCTACTGTGGCCTGCTGGGTTTTGAGGTGCACTCCCGCAGACTCCCGCGCCACGTTTTCCTGAAGGCAGGCAACGGCATGCTCCTGCTGTTCAACCCCGAAGAATCCCTCAGGCCAGGCACCCTGCCCACCCATGGGGTCAGGCCCGGAGGACATGTCTGCTTTGAAATGGAGCAGGACCGCCTGGACTTCTGGGAGGCCCGTCTGGAAGTTGCTGGTTTTGAAGTGACCCGCTACAGCTGGGGGGGCCTCAAAGGAGATTCCCTCCTGTTCTACGATCCCAGTGGGAATCTGGTGGAACTGGCATCACGGGGGTTGTGGGGGTTGGATTCCTTGCAATAA
- a CDS encoding NfeD family protein, translating into MIFWLCLLIGGALILVSLLFQHDSTVDAGSPDLHDVFSWLNLRAVVFAVAFFGLGGVIASRLGLNMGGQWVFALITGLSVGITTAWLFRYARQQEFSGQVGDLVGRTGKVIVPPRPEHPGKVMLTVSGQVTEFHAHSSDLLQVGEPIIVVGVEQGTLNVRRWHQI; encoded by the coding sequence ATGATTTTCTGGCTGTGTTTGCTCATTGGAGGTGCATTGATTCTGGTTTCACTGCTGTTCCAGCATGACAGCACGGTGGACGCGGGTTCTCCAGACCTGCATGATGTTTTTTCCTGGCTGAACCTCAGGGCTGTGGTGTTTGCTGTGGCTTTTTTTGGTCTGGGGGGCGTGATTGCGTCCCGTCTGGGCCTGAACATGGGGGGACAGTGGGTTTTCGCCCTGATCACGGGCCTGAGTGTGGGCATCACCACGGCCTGGCTTTTCCGTTATGCCAGACAGCAGGAGTTCAGTGGTCAGGTGGGTGATCTGGTGGGACGCACCGGCAAGGTGATCGTTCCCCCGAGGCCCGAACATCCCGGCAAGGTGATGCTGACGGTTTCCGGTCAGGTCACCGAATTTCACGCCCACTCGAGTGACCTCTTGCAGGTGGGTGAGCCCATCATCGTGGTTGGGGTGGAACAGGGTACATTGAATGTCAGGCGCTGGCATCAGATCTGA
- a CDS encoding flotillin family protein: protein MNNLDLSSLLVIVGLVVIAVVFVVILVKNFLIVVPPNRVLVISGRRTAQEGGDSVGYRVIRGGRAFRVPVLEQINWMDLNTIPLDLTVQNAYSKGGIPLTVHAVANVKVNAREPYLSNAIERFLEVKREQITQITKDTLEGNLRGIIATLTPEEINEDRLRFAEALIEEAEHDMHKIGMQLDTLKIQNVSDESGYLDSIGRRRTAEVLKEARIAEAERNAEATQAEAGAQQRSQVSQAQAQQAIIEEQNKLRVRTAELNAVAVAKENEAAVAGERARVIAEQELEHQRIVLNQKRLEADVITPARAQREASLLEAQADAAPIIEEGRAKAEAFRLLVEAFNQAGVAGERAFILNMMPTLVKEMADAVRSVKIDKLNVIDSGNGEGFNSTLHNLPKGILSLLDQVETTTGVDLLSTFKRSAEQHEARTEGKQDHA, encoded by the coding sequence ATGAACAATCTGGATTTGAGTTCGCTGCTGGTGATCGTGGGTCTGGTGGTCATCGCAGTGGTATTTGTGGTCATTCTGGTCAAGAATTTTCTGATTGTGGTGCCCCCGAACCGGGTGCTGGTGATTTCAGGTCGCCGCACTGCCCAGGAGGGGGGCGATTCGGTGGGTTACCGGGTGATCCGTGGGGGGCGTGCTTTCCGGGTTCCAGTGCTGGAACAGATCAACTGGATGGACCTCAACACCATCCCACTGGACCTCACCGTGCAGAATGCCTACTCCAAAGGGGGCATTCCACTGACTGTGCACGCTGTGGCGAACGTCAAGGTCAATGCCAGAGAGCCTTACCTCTCCAATGCCATTGAGCGTTTTCTGGAAGTGAAACGGGAGCAGATCACCCAGATCACCAAGGACACCCTGGAGGGGAACCTCCGTGGCATCATCGCCACCCTGACCCCCGAGGAGATCAACGAGGACCGCCTGCGCTTCGCAGAAGCCCTGATCGAAGAGGCTGAGCACGACATGCACAAGATCGGCATGCAGCTCGACACCCTCAAGATCCAGAACGTCTCGGATGAATCAGGATATCTGGATTCCATCGGTCGCCGTAGAACTGCCGAGGTTCTGAAAGAGGCCCGCATTGCCGAGGCCGAGCGCAACGCCGAAGCCACCCAGGCCGAGGCGGGTGCACAGCAGCGTTCCCAGGTGTCCCAGGCCCAGGCGCAGCAGGCGATCATTGAAGAGCAGAACAAACTCAGGGTCCGTACGGCCGAACTGAATGCCGTTGCTGTTGCCAAGGAGAATGAAGCTGCAGTGGCCGGGGAACGGGCCCGGGTGATTGCCGAGCAGGAACTGGAGCACCAGCGGATCGTGCTGAACCAGAAGCGTCTGGAAGCCGACGTGATCACCCCTGCCCGTGCACAACGCGAAGCCAGCCTGCTGGAAGCCCAGGCCGATGCAGCCCCCATCATCGAAGAGGGCCGTGCCAAGGCAGAAGCGTTCCGTTTGCTGGTTGAAGCGTTCAATCAGGCGGGAGTTGCAGGAGAGCGCGCGTTCATCCTCAACATGATGCCCACCCTGGTCAAAGAGATGGCCGATGCTGTGCGCAGCGTCAAGATCGACAAACTCAACGTCATCGATTCTGGCAACGGTGAAGGCTTCAATTCCACCCTGCACAACCTGCCGAAAGGCATCCTGAGCCTGCTGGATCAGGTGGAGACCACCACCGGAGTGGACCTGCTCTCCACCTTCAAACGCAGTGCAGAGCAGCACGAAGCCCGGACTGAAGGCAAGCAGGACCATGCATAA
- a CDS encoding serine hydrolase codes for MHKILLISAALAGVSFAQFTQAVTPEQALARLFTQGPIKPEWFAPEVLKQVPLAQIQAVITGIAQQGGAFQKAVPAGQDFTLEFEKTLVTATLRLDAQGKITTLLFKAVKPRVKDLREAMKGYFTLPGKFSVVVMKNGQVLQQAGVTEPLAVGSTFKLAVLAALQEQIEAKKLGWDTVVTLEPQDISLPSGQLQDWYPGAHFTLETLAGLMVSQSDNTATDALIRILGREAIEKFLPAANQPLLTTRNLFALRDAANKSALELYLKGDVAAKREVLKQLDQIPAQKIQFSGTQGDLRAEWLLTPTEACTLMSKVQNLKITQINPGVVNPADWKQVSYKGGSEVGVLNLTTALLDQAGNTYCVSATWNHTQAIDDSNFIQLYMNVLGSLE; via the coding sequence ATGCATAAAATCTTGCTGATTTCGGCTGCGCTTGCTGGAGTGTCTTTTGCCCAGTTCACCCAGGCGGTGACCCCCGAGCAGGCCCTTGCCAGACTGTTCACCCAGGGGCCCATCAAGCCCGAATGGTTTGCACCAGAGGTTCTCAAGCAGGTTCCACTGGCCCAGATTCAGGCGGTCATCACCGGAATTGCCCAGCAGGGAGGGGCTTTCCAGAAAGCGGTCCCTGCAGGGCAGGATTTCACGCTGGAATTCGAGAAAACCCTGGTGACAGCCACCCTCCGACTGGACGCCCAGGGCAAGATCACCACCCTGCTTTTCAAGGCGGTGAAGCCCAGGGTCAAGGACCTGAGGGAAGCCATGAAAGGCTACTTCACCCTGCCAGGAAAATTCAGTGTGGTGGTCATGAAAAATGGGCAGGTCCTTCAGCAGGCTGGAGTCACAGAGCCTCTGGCGGTGGGGTCCACTTTCAAACTTGCGGTGCTGGCTGCCCTTCAGGAACAGATTGAGGCAAAAAAACTGGGCTGGGACACGGTGGTCACCCTCGAACCCCAGGACATCAGCCTGCCCAGCGGTCAACTGCAAGACTGGTATCCCGGAGCCCATTTCACCCTGGAAACCCTGGCAGGCCTGATGGTCTCCCAGAGCGACAACACTGCAACAGATGCACTGATTCGCATTCTGGGCAGGGAGGCCATTGAAAAATTTCTGCCTGCAGCCAATCAGCCCCTGCTGACCACCCGCAATCTTTTTGCCCTGAGAGACGCCGCAAACAAGTCCGCACTTGAGCTCTACCTCAAAGGGGATGTGGCCGCAAAGCGTGAGGTCCTGAAGCAACTCGACCAGATCCCGGCGCAGAAGATCCAGTTCTCAGGCACCCAGGGAGACCTGCGGGCCGAGTGGCTCCTCACCCCCACCGAGGCCTGCACCCTGATGTCAAAAGTGCAGAACCTGAAAATCACCCAGATCAATCCGGGTGTGGTCAACCCTGCAGACTGGAAGCAGGTCAGTTACAAAGGCGGCAGTGAGGTGGGCGTGCTGAACCTGACCACCGCACTGCTGGACCAGGCAGGCAACACTTACTGTGTCAGTGCCACCTGGAATCACACCCAGGCCATCGATGACAGCAATTTCATCCAGCTGTACATGAATGTCCTCGGCAGTCTGGAGTGA